A DNA window from Turicibacter sp. TJ11 contains the following coding sequences:
- a CDS encoding YggT family protein, with translation MIQIILLFKAILSLYQTLIVIYVLMSWIPESRTTQLGRIIGELVEPYLSIFRKIIPPIGMIDISPLIAVVVLNLAMQGLFNIL, from the coding sequence ATGATACAAATCATCTTATTATTTAAAGCGATTTTAAGTCTTTATCAAACGCTCATTGTCATTTATGTTTTAATGAGCTGGATCCCAGAAAGCCGCACGACACAATTAGGTCGTATTATTGGTGAACTTGTTGAACCGTACTTATCAATTTTTAGAAAAATCATTCCTCCAATTGGAATGATTGATATTTCACCACTCATTGCGGTTGTTGTGCTAAATTTAGCGATGCAAGGGTTGTTTAACATTTTATAA
- a CDS encoding dCMP deaminase family protein, with protein sequence MRENYLSWDEYFMGISLLSAMRSKDPQTQVGACIVNEDHRIVGIGYNGFPHGCSDVEFPWEREGDFLNTKYPYVVHAEQNAILNSTIPLKKCRLYVSLFPCHECAKYIIQSGIEEIIYMSDKYAHTDSTIASKRMLDAAGVKYRQMKEVKLTVETQID encoded by the coding sequence ATGCGTGAAAATTATTTAAGCTGGGATGAATATTTTATGGGGATTTCATTACTATCAGCCATGAGAAGTAAGGATCCTCAAACACAAGTAGGTGCATGTATCGTCAATGAGGATCATCGAATTGTAGGAATTGGTTATAATGGATTTCCACATGGATGTTCAGATGTCGAATTTCCGTGGGAGCGTGAAGGAGACTTTTTAAATACGAAGTACCCTTATGTCGTTCACGCCGAGCAAAATGCGATTTTAAATAGTACGATTCCATTAAAAAAATGTCGTCTTTATGTTTCGTTGTTTCCTTGTCATGAATGTGCGAAATATATTATTCAATCAGGCATTGAAGAAATTATTTACATGAGTGATAAATATGCTCATACAGATAGTACGATTGCTTCTAAACGAATGCTTGATGCAGCGGGAGTTAAATATCGTCAGATGAAAGAGGTTAAATTAACGGTTGAAACTCAAATTGATTAA
- the lspA gene encoding signal peptidase II, which produces MWLVLWIVAATIIIDQLTKFLVVKYMTIGQSISIIDHFLYITSHRNEGAAWGILQGKMLFFYVVTLIVIGVVILWIRRLDVKKEKLLVIALSLILGGAIGNFIDRVMYQHVVDFINTYIFGYDFPIFNIADSALCIGVFLMAVDAFLDVKRDPKS; this is translated from the coding sequence ATGTGGCTTGTGTTATGGATTGTAGCTGCAACGATTATCATCGATCAATTAACAAAGTTTTTAGTTGTTAAGTACATGACAATCGGGCAATCGATTTCAATCATCGATCATTTTTTATACATCACATCTCATCGTAACGAAGGGGCTGCGTGGGGTATTTTACAAGGGAAAATGCTTTTCTTTTATGTGGTCACTTTAATCGTTATTGGAGTGGTGATTTTATGGATTCGTCGACTAGATGTTAAAAAAGAAAAACTTTTAGTCATTGCGTTATCACTTATTTTAGGTGGGGCCATTGGAAATTTCATTGATCGTGTGATGTATCAGCATGTGGTTGATTTTATCAATACGTATATTTTTGGTTATGATTTTCCAATCTTCAATATCGCCGATAGTGCGTTATGTATTGGGGTCTTTTTAATGGCAGTCGATGCGTTTTTAGATGTAAAACGTGATCCTAAGTCGTAA
- a CDS encoding cell division protein SepF, with product MSFKDKIKTMMGIDEEEYEMDDFEEEFEEPEVVKPAPSKPDLTVVTNPTTSVNQSTNKGKSTVMQMNTEANKLKLDSNLNKVIIREPNEYSDAQDIADCLKENYPVFINLQRLEKSQAKRVVDFLSGTIYAIDGDIKRVGTNLFLCTPKTVETEGQVTMNEVQPEIEE from the coding sequence ATGAGTTTTAAAGATAAGATTAAAACAATGATGGGAATAGATGAAGAGGAATACGAAATGGATGATTTTGAAGAGGAGTTCGAAGAACCAGAAGTAGTAAAACCTGCGCCATCAAAGCCGGATTTAACAGTGGTAACGAACCCAACAACGTCAGTTAATCAATCAACAAACAAAGGAAAGAGTACTGTGATGCAAATGAATACAGAAGCAAATAAATTAAAATTAGATAGCAATTTAAATAAAGTCATTATTCGTGAACCAAATGAATATTCAGACGCACAAGATATTGCAGATTGCTTAAAAGAAAATTATCCTGTTTTTATTAACTTACAACGTTTAGAAAAATCACAAGCAAAACGTGTCGTTGACTTTTTAAGCGGAACGATTTATGCCATTGATGGTGATATTAAACGTGTCGGAACGAACTTATTCTTATGTACCCCAAAAACTGTCGAAACAGAAGGTCAAGTGACCATGAATGAAGTACAACCAGAAATCGAGGAGTAA
- the sigE gene encoding RNA polymerase sporulation sigma factor SigE: MQSFMMFIINLFEKFFKRKKKYVNYIRGNETLPEPLSKEEEFRILTNFQEGDELARQILIEHNLRLVVYIAKKFESSGVNLEDLISIGTLGLIKGVQTFKMDKNIKLATYASRCIENEILMHLRKTNRIRHEVSLDEPLNVDWDGNELLLSDILGTEENEVYKDIEEDVERQLVFDAINRLKRREREIMYMRFGLCGEDPLTQKEVAQKLDISQSYISRLEKKIIDKIRKEVLKTK; the protein is encoded by the coding sequence ATGCAGTCATTCATGATGTTTATTATTAATTTATTCGAAAAGTTTTTCAAAAGAAAGAAAAAGTATGTTAACTACATTCGGGGAAATGAAACTTTACCAGAACCGTTATCAAAGGAAGAAGAATTTAGAATTTTAACAAATTTCCAAGAAGGAGATGAGTTAGCACGACAAATATTAATTGAGCATAACTTACGACTAGTCGTTTACATTGCCAAAAAGTTTGAGAGTTCAGGTGTCAACTTAGAAGATTTAATTAGTATCGGAACGTTAGGTTTAATCAAAGGGGTACAAACCTTTAAAATGGATAAGAACATTAAACTGGCAACTTATGCTTCAAGATGTATAGAAAATGAAATTTTAATGCATTTAAGAAAAACAAATCGAATTAGACATGAGGTGTCACTAGACGAACCATTAAATGTCGATTGGGATGGGAATGAATTATTACTCTCAGATATACTAGGAACAGAAGAAAATGAGGTCTATAAAGACATTGAGGAAGATGTAGAGCGTCAACTTGTCTTTGATGCGATTAATCGTCTAAAACGACGAGAACGTGAGATTATGTATATGCGTTTTGGATTATGTGGCGAAGATCCATTAACACAAAAAGAAGTAGCACAAAAACTTGATATTTCACAATCTTATATTTCTAGATTAGAGAAAAAAATTATTGATAAAATTCGAAAAGAAGTTCTAAAAACTAAATAG
- a CDS encoding YlmC/YmxH family sporulation protein, translated as MKDSIMTLSDIEEKDVINVVTGERIGFVSSLRIDTNSGQIIAITVQQSMRFVNFFSKDEESIVVPWNQILKIGEDVIIVNVAQRLNEY; from the coding sequence ATGAAAGATTCAATCATGACATTAAGTGATATTGAAGAAAAAGATGTGATCAATGTAGTCACAGGAGAACGTATTGGATTTGTTTCAAGTTTAAGAATTGATACCAATTCGGGACAAATTATCGCTATAACGGTTCAACAATCGATGAGATTTGTAAACTTTTTCTCAAAAGATGAAGAGTCAATCGTTGTTCCATGGAATCAAATTCTAAAAATTGGTGAAGATGTCATCATTGTCAATGTTGCTCAACGACTAAATGAATATTAA
- a CDS encoding RluA family pseudouridine synthase yields the protein MEQETVLVPSELVGVRLDKVLNELFSDLSRSYIQQLIKEQKVLINGKHEKANYKCRLNDEIEVTIPEPEALDVVPEEMDLDIVYEDDYVIVVNKPSGMVVHPAPGSMSGTLVNGLMAQAKNLSGINGVLRPGIVHRIDKDTSGLLMVAKNDVAHESLVNQLVEKTVTRRYIALVHGVIPHDNGTIDAPIGRDPKDRKKMTVIEGGKHAVTHFKVLKRFKDFTMIECRLETGRTHQIRVHMKYIGYPLAGDPQYGPRKTIGGENGQFLHAAILGFDHPNTGEYMEFSTPLPSYFEEALESLEILG from the coding sequence ATGGAACAAGAGACAGTCTTAGTACCAAGTGAATTAGTAGGTGTGCGTTTAGATAAAGTGTTAAATGAATTATTTAGCGATTTATCACGTTCATATATTCAACAGTTAATTAAAGAACAAAAAGTATTAATTAATGGAAAACATGAAAAGGCGAATTATAAATGTCGCTTAAACGATGAAATCGAAGTGACAATTCCTGAACCAGAAGCATTAGATGTCGTTCCTGAAGAGATGGACTTAGATATCGTTTATGAAGATGATTATGTCATTGTGGTTAACAAACCATCAGGAATGGTGGTGCATCCAGCTCCAGGAAGTATGAGTGGAACATTAGTAAATGGATTAATGGCTCAAGCTAAAAATTTATCTGGAATTAATGGTGTCTTACGTCCGGGAATTGTTCACCGAATTGATAAAGATACGTCAGGATTATTAATGGTCGCTAAAAACGATGTGGCACATGAGTCTTTAGTAAATCAACTAGTGGAAAAAACAGTGACTCGTCGCTATATTGCGTTAGTTCATGGAGTGATTCCACATGATAACGGAACGATTGATGCGCCAATTGGTCGAGATCCAAAAGATCGTAAAAAAATGACGGTCATCGAAGGTGGAAAACATGCGGTGACACACTTTAAAGTGTTGAAACGTTTTAAAGACTTTACGATGATTGAATGTCGTCTTGAAACAGGTCGAACACACCAAATCCGTGTTCATATGAAGTATATTGGTTATCCATTAGCAGGAGATCCTCAATATGGACCACGTAAGACAATTGGTGGAGAGAATGGACAATTTTTACATGCAGCTATTTTAGGATTTGACCATCCAAATACAGGAGAGTATATGGAGTTCTCGACGCCACTTCCATCGTATTTTGAAGAGGCATTAGAGAGTCTTGAAATTTTAGGATAG
- the ileS gene encoding isoleucine--tRNA ligase, giving the protein MELKETLLMPKTDFPMRGNLPNREPQIEQKWYEENVYQRVLDKNKDKTPFVLHDGPPYANGNIHMGHALNKILKDFVVRYKNMNGFYSPYIPGWDTHGLPIEQALTNNKKVNRKEKTIAEFRELCQQYALEQVEGQKQQFKRLGVLGDWDNPYITLQKEFEAQQIKVFGKMVKDGLIYKGLKPIYWSPSSETALAEAEIEYHDKKSPSIYVAFKVQDGKGILSGDEEFVIWTTTPWTIPANLGICVNADLDYATVAANGRKFIVAEELVKQLAEEFGWETYEVVATHKGSEFEYMTAKHPIFDRESLLILGDHVTLDAGTGLVHTAPGHGEDDFNAGRKYNLEVLCPVDHRGYMTKEALEFEGMYYEDANKAVGQKLEENGALLGLKFITHSYPHDWRTKKPIIFRATEQWFASIEALKGQMMEQIKEVNWLPAWGEVRLGNMIKDRADWCISRQRVWGVPIPVFYAEDGEAILDEAVINHVADLFREKGSNIWFELEAEQLLPEGFTHPGSPNGKFRKEMDIMDVWFDSGSSHHGVLVERGLPYPADLYLEGSDQYRGWFNSSLSTGVAMTGRAPYKTVVSHGFVLDGQGRKMSKSIGNVIDPLKLINIYGADIVRLWVASVDYQADVRISEDLIKQVSESYRKMRNTFRFLLGNLHDFNLETDLMAYEDLNEVDQFMMIRLNELTAELKQAYEEYRFDDVFKSVNNYISNDLSAFYLDFTKDILYIDAADSKARRSIQTVLYHHISDMVRLLAPVIPHTADEVYSYIPGSTEVSVYLTDMPEVKTYANAKEVSEKWNQLLTLRHDVLKALEEARNEKVIGKSLTAALHLYPNAETKALLESLQADLKQIFIVSELVIEDTETPENALQFDGLAVLVKAAEGHTCDRCWLVVSDVNEQGICPRCSDVVNG; this is encoded by the coding sequence ATGGAATTAAAAGAAACCTTATTAATGCCTAAGACGGATTTTCCAATGCGTGGAAACCTTCCAAATCGTGAACCACAAATCGAACAAAAATGGTATGAGGAAAATGTCTACCAACGTGTATTAGATAAAAATAAAGATAAAACACCTTTCGTTTTACATGACGGACCACCATATGCAAATGGTAATATTCATATGGGACACGCGTTAAACAAAATTTTAAAAGACTTTGTTGTTCGTTATAAAAACATGAATGGATTTTATTCACCGTATATTCCAGGTTGGGATACACACGGATTACCAATCGAGCAAGCTTTAACAAATAATAAAAAAGTAAATCGTAAAGAAAAGACAATTGCTGAATTCCGTGAGTTATGTCAACAATATGCCTTAGAACAAGTAGAAGGGCAAAAACAACAATTTAAACGTTTAGGGGTATTAGGTGATTGGGATAACCCATATATTACGTTACAAAAAGAGTTTGAAGCACAGCAAATTAAAGTGTTTGGTAAAATGGTTAAAGATGGTTTAATTTACAAAGGATTAAAACCAATTTATTGGTCACCATCATCTGAGACAGCGTTAGCAGAAGCAGAAATTGAATATCATGATAAAAAATCACCATCAATCTATGTTGCGTTTAAAGTACAAGATGGAAAAGGAATTTTATCAGGTGATGAAGAGTTTGTTATTTGGACAACAACACCTTGGACAATTCCAGCAAACTTAGGAATCTGTGTGAATGCTGATTTAGACTATGCAACGGTTGCAGCGAATGGACGTAAATTCATTGTTGCCGAGGAATTAGTAAAGCAGTTAGCAGAAGAGTTTGGATGGGAAACTTATGAAGTCGTAGCGACTCACAAAGGATCTGAGTTTGAGTATATGACAGCTAAACATCCAATCTTTGATCGTGAGTCATTATTAATTTTAGGAGACCACGTAACACTTGATGCCGGAACAGGATTAGTTCATACGGCACCAGGACACGGGGAAGATGACTTCAATGCAGGTCGTAAATATAACTTAGAAGTGTTATGTCCAGTTGATCACCGTGGATACATGACAAAAGAAGCGTTAGAGTTTGAAGGAATGTATTACGAAGATGCAAATAAAGCCGTTGGACAAAAATTAGAAGAAAACGGTGCGTTACTTGGATTAAAATTTATTACCCATTCATATCCACATGACTGGCGTACGAAAAAGCCAATTATTTTTCGTGCAACAGAACAATGGTTTGCGTCAATTGAAGCATTAAAAGGTCAAATGATGGAACAAATCAAAGAAGTAAACTGGTTACCAGCATGGGGAGAAGTGCGCTTAGGAAACATGATTAAAGATCGTGCAGACTGGTGTATTTCACGTCAGCGTGTTTGGGGAGTTCCAATCCCAGTGTTCTATGCAGAAGATGGAGAAGCTATTTTAGACGAAGCAGTTATTAACCATGTGGCAGACTTATTCCGTGAAAAAGGATCAAATATTTGGTTTGAATTAGAAGCTGAACAATTATTACCAGAAGGATTTACACATCCGGGAAGTCCAAACGGAAAATTCCGTAAAGAGATGGATATCATGGACGTATGGTTTGATTCTGGATCATCACATCACGGTGTCTTAGTTGAGCGTGGATTACCATACCCAGCTGATTTATACTTAGAAGGATCAGATCAATACCGTGGATGGTTTAACTCTTCATTATCAACAGGAGTAGCCATGACAGGACGTGCACCATATAAAACAGTTGTGAGTCACGGATTCGTTTTAGATGGACAAGGACGTAAGATGTCTAAATCAATTGGAAATGTTATCGATCCATTAAAATTAATTAACATTTATGGAGCAGATATTGTTCGCTTATGGGTGGCTTCAGTTGATTATCAAGCCGATGTTCGTATTTCAGAAGACTTAATTAAACAAGTGTCTGAAAGCTATCGTAAAATGCGTAATACGTTCCGTTTCTTATTAGGAAACTTACATGATTTTAACTTAGAAACAGATTTAATGGCGTATGAAGACTTAAATGAAGTGGATCAATTCATGATGATTCGCTTAAATGAATTAACCGCTGAATTAAAGCAAGCCTATGAAGAATATCGTTTCGATGATGTATTTAAATCAGTTAACAATTATATTTCAAATGATTTAAGTGCTTTCTACTTAGATTTCACAAAAGATATTTTATATATTGATGCGGCTGATAGCAAAGCACGTCGTTCAATTCAAACGGTTTTATATCATCATATTTCAGACATGGTTCGTTTATTAGCACCAGTTATTCCTCATACAGCGGATGAAGTTTATTCATATATCCCAGGAAGCACAGAGGTTTCAGTTTACTTAACAGACATGCCTGAAGTAAAAACATATGCTAATGCTAAAGAAGTTAGCGAAAAATGGAATCAATTATTAACGCTTCGTCATGACGTATTAAAAGCGTTAGAAGAAGCTCGTAATGAAAAAGTAATCGGAAAATCATTAACAGCAGCGTTACATTTATATCCAAATGCAGAAACAAAAGCATTGTTAGAATCGTTACAAGCTGATTTAAAACAAATCTTTATCGTTTCTGAATTAGTGATTGAAGACACAGAAACACCAGAAAATGCGTTACAATTTGATGGATTAGCTGTTTTAGTTAAAGCAGCAGAAGGTCATACATGTGATCGTTGTTGGTTAGTTGTTTCTGATGTCAATGAACAAGGAATTTGTCCACGTTGTTCAGATGTTGTGAATGGATAA
- a CDS encoding sigma-E processing peptidase SpoIIGA: MYLDLFIIQNLVYDYLILNGVAILTDEKLKLSRVSLGLLSSLGLSTLLFIMDFTMLVGLVPFVMLILVFPKQHIKHFMTKVLYFYCLSLLLSGGIYTISHFIKFDLTIIPYICTLAALAFVVTVAYVLKFRWLNDQQLINQFVYEVRIYCGPYEIKGSGFVDTGNHLLDEKTQLPIMMVPKEMISNQSIELFLKKYRLSCWQTSYSVINSQPQQLLVFKPTLLLVNGKVVRNVLVGVVENSFHDYDFLLQPSIVRSI; the protein is encoded by the coding sequence ATGTATCTTGATCTGTTCATCATTCAAAATTTGGTCTATGATTATCTTATTTTAAATGGTGTAGCTATTTTAACCGATGAAAAATTAAAGCTCTCTCGAGTCAGCTTAGGCTTATTAAGTAGTTTAGGTCTAAGTACACTTCTGTTTATAATGGATTTTACAATGTTAGTTGGATTAGTACCGTTTGTTATGTTAATTCTTGTCTTTCCCAAACAGCATATCAAGCATTTCATGACTAAAGTTTTATATTTTTATTGTTTGAGCTTACTTTTAAGTGGGGGAATCTATACTATTAGTCATTTTATTAAATTTGATTTAACGATTATTCCATATATTTGTACGTTAGCCGCTTTAGCGTTTGTTGTGACAGTGGCATATGTCTTAAAGTTTCGCTGGTTAAATGATCAGCAGCTGATTAATCAATTCGTCTATGAAGTGCGTATTTATTGTGGGCCTTACGAAATAAAAGGAAGTGGTTTCGTAGATACGGGAAATCATTTACTTGATGAAAAAACACAGTTACCTATTATGATGGTCCCAAAAGAGATGATTTCAAACCAATCAATTGAATTATTTTTAAAAAAGTATCGATTATCATGTTGGCAAACAAGCTACTCTGTCATTAATAGTCAACCACAACAGTTGCTTGTTTTTAAACCAACCTTATTATTAGTTAATGGAAAAGTTGTTCGAAACGTACTCGTTGGGGTCGTAGAAAATTCATTTCATGATTATGACTTTTTGTTACAACCGAGTATCGTTAGAAGTATATAA
- a CDS encoding YggS family pyridoxal phosphate-dependent enzyme, whose product MNISRNVELIRQNIESLATHSEAVNIVAATKYVNANQMEELFESGITMMGENRVDALLEKKAQMTLPIEWHFIGTLQSRKVKDMINEIACLHSLDRLSLAKEIQKYRQEPLPCFIQVNVSEEESKHGLNVEEVIPFIEALKRYPIIEVIGLMTMAPHTDDENVIRDCFKKLKQLQTTISISGFAKNCLMLSMGMSNDYQIAIEEGATHIRLGSVLFQD is encoded by the coding sequence ATGAATATTTCAAGAAATGTCGAGTTAATCCGACAAAACATCGAGAGTTTAGCTACTCATTCAGAAGCTGTAAACATTGTTGCTGCAACAAAATACGTCAATGCTAATCAAATGGAGGAACTTTTTGAAAGTGGTATCACGATGATGGGAGAAAATAGAGTCGATGCTTTACTTGAGAAAAAAGCACAGATGACGTTACCAATTGAATGGCATTTCATTGGAACGTTACAATCACGTAAAGTGAAGGACATGATTAATGAAATTGCCTGTCTTCATTCACTCGATCGATTATCACTTGCAAAAGAAATTCAAAAATACCGTCAAGAACCACTACCGTGTTTCATTCAAGTCAATGTAAGCGAAGAAGAAAGTAAACACGGACTTAACGTCGAAGAGGTTATCCCTTTTATTGAAGCATTAAAACGGTATCCCATTATTGAAGTTATTGGACTCATGACCATGGCACCACATACGGATGATGAGAATGTGATTCGCGATTGCTTTAAAAAGTTAAAGCAATTACAGACCACTATTTCAATATCTGGTTTTGCGAAAAACTGTTTGATGTTATCGATGGGAATGAGCAATGATTATCAGATTGCCATTGAAGAGGGAGCCACACATATTAGATTAGGTTCAGTTCTATTCCAAGACTAG
- a CDS encoding cold-shock protein — protein sequence MKGTVKWFNEEKGFGFISTENGNDVFVHFSAIQTDGFKRLEEGQKVTFEATQGPRGFQAQNVVPKSL from the coding sequence ATGAAAGGTACAGTTAAATGGTTTAATGAGGAAAAAGGTTTTGGATTTATTTCTACAGAAAATGGAAACGATGTTTTTGTTCACTTTTCAGCTATTCAAACAGACGGATTTAAACGTCTTGAAGAAGGTCAAAAAGTAACGTTTGAAGCAACACAAGGACCACGTGGGTTCCAAGCTCAAAATGTAGTTCCAAAAAGTTTATAA
- the sigG gene encoding RNA polymerase sporulation sigma factor SigG, producing MSKHKVDIVGVDTSKLEVLTNTEMVDLFKKFQSGDIEAREKLIKGNLRLVLSIIKKFNHRGENLDDLFQVGCLGLMKAIDHFDLSHEVKFSTYAVPMIIGEIRRYLRDNNSLRVSRSLRDTAYKVLQMKDQLSVQLQRDPTNEEIAAAIGVEPIDVVLSVEAISDPISIYSPIYNDGGDTIHLIDQIGDDSITDEKWGIKLMLEEGFKRLGKREKRIIHDRYFMGKTQMEIAAEIGISQAQVSRLEKNALQVMEEMMKS from the coding sequence ATGTCGAAACATAAAGTTGATATTGTCGGTGTAGATACATCAAAGTTAGAGGTATTAACAAATACGGAAATGGTTGATTTATTCAAAAAATTTCAAAGTGGTGATATAGAGGCTCGCGAAAAACTCATTAAAGGGAATTTAAGGCTAGTATTAAGTATCATTAAAAAATTTAATCATCGTGGAGAAAATTTGGATGATTTATTCCAAGTTGGGTGTTTAGGATTAATGAAAGCTATTGATCACTTTGATTTATCACATGAGGTAAAATTTTCGACGTATGCTGTGCCAATGATTATTGGTGAAATTAGACGTTATTTACGTGACAACAACTCACTACGTGTCTCTCGTTCTTTAAGAGACACTGCCTATAAAGTGCTTCAAATGAAAGATCAATTATCGGTTCAGTTGCAACGTGACCCAACAAATGAAGAAATTGCAGCTGCTATCGGGGTTGAACCGATTGATGTCGTCTTATCGGTAGAAGCGATTTCTGATCCGATTTCAATCTATTCTCCTATTTACAATGACGGTGGTGATACTATTCATCTCATTGATCAAATTGGAGATGACAGCATCACGGATGAAAAATGGGGTATTAAACTCATGCTTGAAGAAGGATTTAAGCGACTAGGGAAACGTGAAAAGCGTATTATTCACGATCGCTATTTTATGGGAAAAACTCAGATGGAAATTGCAGCTGAAATTGGAATTTCTCAGGCACAAGTCTCAAGATTAGAAAAAAATGCATTACAAGTCATGGAAGAAATGATGAAAAGTTAA
- a CDS encoding RNA-binding protein, with product MRLEHFSVHEHEFVTKVNDWIQQVYHHDKIKMTKFLTPREQQIVQILINEYDEINVKFVGGFKEAERKRAIIIPSYLSHSTFDDTVVGYEVLYPIRHVTFEHRQILGSLTALNIDRSLIGDILVLDSKKIYIAICEEFSSFILQHFTKIGRHSIKLIEHNIDDLQRIENYETNEYIISSMRLDVIVASLMKASRSQVFEYMKQGNVHVNFKVEHNHSYTCQLGDIISIKRYGRYKLLTQKSTTKSGRAVVIIGKTV from the coding sequence ATGAGACTCGAACACTTTAGCGTTCATGAACATGAGTTTGTCACTAAGGTTAATGATTGGATTCAACAGGTTTATCATCACGATAAAATCAAAATGACCAAATTTTTAACACCACGTGAGCAACAGATTGTTCAAATTCTTATTAATGAATATGACGAAATAAATGTCAAATTTGTAGGAGGGTTTAAAGAGGCTGAGCGAAAGCGAGCGATCATTATCCCCTCTTATTTATCTCACAGCACATTTGATGATACGGTGGTTGGATATGAGGTGTTGTATCCGATTCGACATGTTACCTTTGAACATCGCCAAATTTTAGGCTCATTAACGGCCCTAAATATTGATCGATCTCTTATTGGAGACATTTTAGTGCTAGATTCTAAAAAGATTTATATCGCTATTTGTGAGGAATTTTCAAGTTTCATTCTTCAACATTTTACAAAAATCGGGCGACATAGTATTAAGTTGATTGAACACAACATTGATGATTTACAACGAATTGAAAACTACGAAACAAACGAATATATTATTAGTTCGATGCGATTAGATGTGATTGTCGCTAGTTTAATGAAAGCATCTCGCTCGCAAGTTTTTGAATATATGAAGCAAGGAAATGTTCATGTGAATTTTAAGGTGGAACATAATCATTCTTATACTTGTCAACTTGGCGACATCATTTCAATTAAGCGATATGGTCGCTACAAATTATTGACTCAAAAGTCAACGACAAAGAGTGGAAGAGCCGTAGTTATTATTGGGAAAACCGTGTAG